A stretch of Sphingorhabdus sp. YGSMI21 DNA encodes these proteins:
- a CDS encoding DUF3147 family protein, translated as MWEFAAKAALAGVIVALVATIAQRQPSFGALVASLPLISILGMVFLWYARPDAENMALHAEATFWYVLPSLPMFLLIPVMLRNGIGFWLSLGTGCLLTVSLYMIMAFVGRRIGLPI; from the coding sequence ATGTGGGAATTTGCCGCCAAGGCCGCTCTGGCAGGAGTGATCGTGGCTCTGGTGGCAACCATCGCCCAGCGCCAGCCCAGCTTCGGGGCGCTCGTCGCCTCGCTGCCCCTGATCTCGATATTGGGCATGGTCTTTCTCTGGTATGCGCGGCCTGACGCGGAAAATATGGCGCTGCACGCCGAGGCGACCTTCTGGTATGTGCTTCCATCTCTTCCAATGTTCCTGCTGATTCCGGTGATGCTGCGCAATGGTATCGGCTTCTGGTTGTCGCTGGGGACCGGATGCTTGCTGACGGTAAGCCTTTATATGATCATGGCTTTTGTTGGCCGGCGCATCGGTTTGCCAATCTGA
- a CDS encoding YebC/PmpR family DNA-binding transcriptional regulator, which yields MAGHSKFNNIKHRKGAQDKKRAAQFSKLSREITVAAKSGMPDPDFNPRLRLAVNSAKAVSMPKDNIQRAIEKASANEGDDYSEIRYEGFGPGGVSLIIETLTDNNNRTFTNVRTIMSRNGGNLGESGSVSHGFDRVGYIQYPASAGDEETVLEAAMEAGAEDISSDEDGHEIWTAMEDLHEVSGALEKALGEAASVKLAWRPTVQVEVDQEQAETLLNLIDLLEDDDDVQTVWGNYDVSDEIMEKLNAG from the coding sequence ATGGCAGGCCATAGTAAATTTAACAATATCAAGCATCGCAAGGGCGCTCAGGACAAGAAGCGTGCGGCGCAATTTTCGAAGCTCTCGCGCGAGATAACCGTGGCGGCCAAGTCCGGCATGCCGGACCCGGATTTCAACCCGCGGCTGCGGCTCGCGGTCAACAGCGCCAAGGCGGTGTCGATGCCGAAGGACAATATCCAGCGCGCGATCGAAAAGGCGTCGGCCAACGAAGGCGATGACTATAGCGAGATTCGTTACGAGGGTTTTGGGCCGGGTGGCGTGTCGCTGATCATCGAGACGCTGACCGACAATAATAACCGCACTTTTACCAATGTCCGTACCATCATGTCGCGAAATGGCGGCAATCTGGGCGAAAGCGGATCGGTTTCGCACGGTTTTGACCGGGTCGGCTATATTCAATATCCGGCCAGCGCCGGCGACGAGGAAACAGTCCTCGAAGCGGCAATGGAAGCGGGCGCGGAAGATATTTCTTCCGATGAGGACGGCCATGAAATCTGGACCGCGATGGAAGACCTGCACGAGGTCTCCGGAGCGCTCGAAAAGGCGCTCGGCGAAGCGGCCAGCGTGAAGCTGGCATGGCGCCCGACGGTTCAGGTCGAAGTCGACCAGGAGCAGGCGGAGACCTTGCTCAACCTGATCGATCTTCTGGAAGACGATGACGACGTCCAGACGGTCTGGGGCAATTATGACGTGTCCGACGAAATCATGGAAAAACTGAACGCCGGCTGA
- a CDS encoding heavy metal-binding domain-containing protein: protein MTGRIIVTTTPSVEGHAIRDYRGIVIGEVIVGANLFRDLFASITDIVGGRSGKYENVLKRARDEALAEMEAEAAKVGANAVVGVDLDYEVVGEKGSMLMVSASGTAVVVD, encoded by the coding sequence ATGACAGGCAGGATAATCGTCACCACCACCCCCTCGGTCGAGGGGCATGCGATTCGCGACTATCGCGGGATCGTCATCGGCGAGGTGATTGTCGGAGCCAATCTGTTCCGCGACCTGTTCGCCAGCATCACCGACATTGTCGGCGGACGCTCGGGCAAATATGAAAATGTCCTGAAACGCGCGCGCGATGAAGCGCTGGCGGAGATGGAAGCCGAAGCGGCGAAGGTCGGGGCCAATGCCGTGGTCGGCGTGGATCTTGACTATGAGGTCGTCGGCGAAAAGGGTTCAATGCTGATGGTATCCGCGTCCGGAACCGCGGTTGTTGTGGATTAA
- a CDS encoding GNAT family N-acetyltransferase, whose protein sequence is MIAIRPATVADAPRCAEIYAPFVTDSWVSFETDPPDDAAMAGRIAGALDTHDWLVAETDGRVLGYAYGSGHRTRAAYHTSCDVAAYVDPDHKRRGIGRSLYEALLSRLKARKMHAAFAGIALPNEASIALHRAIGFDPVGIYRQVGWKMGGWRDVAWFQQLL, encoded by the coding sequence ATGATCGCGATTCGGCCTGCGACGGTTGCTGATGCGCCGCGCTGTGCCGAAATCTACGCGCCCTTCGTAACCGACAGCTGGGTCAGTTTCGAGACGGACCCGCCGGATGATGCCGCAATGGCTGGCCGGATAGCCGGGGCGCTGGACACGCACGACTGGCTGGTTGCAGAAACGGATGGCCGGGTGCTCGGCTATGCTTATGGCTCCGGCCATCGCACCCGGGCCGCTTATCACACCAGCTGCGATGTGGCGGCATATGTCGATCCCGATCACAAGCGCCGCGGCATCGGACGGAGTCTGTACGAGGCGCTGTTGTCACGGCTGAAGGCGAGAAAAATGCACGCTGCCTTTGCGGGAATCGCCCTGCCGAACGAGGCCAGTATTGCCCTGCACCGGGCAATAGGCTTCGACCCGGTTGGCATCTACAGGCAAGTGGGCTGGAAAATGGGTGGTTGGCGCGACGTTGCGTGGTTTCAGCAGTTGCTCTAA
- a CDS encoding DUF2312 domain-containing protein: MSEGNVAADQLRLFIERIERLEEEKKGMADDIRDVYSEAKSQGYDAKIMRQIVRLRKMETHDRQEMEAILDTYKSALGLA; the protein is encoded by the coding sequence ATGAGCGAAGGCAATGTTGCCGCAGACCAGCTGCGTCTGTTTATCGAACGTATCGAGCGGCTGGAAGAAGAGAAAAAGGGCATGGCGGACGATATCCGCGATGTTTACTCCGAAGCCAAGTCGCAGGGTTATGACGCGAAGATCATGCGCCAGATCGTCCGGCTGCGGAAAATGGAAACCCATGACCGGCAGGAAATGGAAGCCATTCTCGACACCTACAAGTCGGCGCTTGGTCTGGCCTGA
- a CDS encoding DUF1244 domain-containing protein yields MTDQITDAAAAAAFRRLVNHLQHRHDAENIDLMGLAGFCRNCLADWVMEATEEAGGSMTKDEAREAIHGMPASEWKRKYQTEATPERLKKMKESVAKNAGAS; encoded by the coding sequence ATGACCGATCAAATAACCGATGCCGCCGCCGCTGCTGCCTTTCGCCGTCTGGTCAATCATCTCCAGCACCGCCACGATGCGGAAAATATCGATCTGATGGGGCTGGCCGGCTTCTGTCGCAACTGTCTGGCCGACTGGGTGATGGAGGCGACCGAGGAAGCTGGCGGCTCCATGACAAAGGACGAGGCCCGCGAGGCGATCCACGGCATGCCGGCAAGCGAATGGAAGCGAAAATACCAGACCGAGGCAACCCCGGAACGGCTCAAAAAGATGAAGGAAAGCGTGGCCAAGAACGCCGGCGCATCTTAA
- the pyk gene encoding pyruvate kinase, with translation MASPIFSRNRKVKVLATLGPSSGSPEMIEKMYRAGVDAFRMNMSHGEHAAHAANVKSIRALEKKVGRPITILADLQGPKLRIGTFAKPPVMLEEGQRFTLDMLKQKGDAKRVTLPHKEILGTLKPGHTLLLDDGKIRLEVTEADGKSVETKVIVGGEISDRKGVNVPEVVLPVSSLTDKDRKDLTFALEQDVDWIALSFVQRPEDVAEARRLIRGKAALLAKIEKPAAIDRLDEILELSDAVMVARGDLGVELLPEQVPPLQKKIVAAARKLGRPVVVATQMLESMIKSPTPTRAEVSDVATAIYDGADAIMLSAESAVGDWPIEAATMMDRIAAQVENDPSYADRVHFTETVPDETTADALAAASYNIARTIETSAIVCYTSSGSTARRMARERPSVPLLVLTPDRHTARRVGLLWGAYAVVTKDVSDFEEMIAKAKRMALRHKLGKAGSRLIVCAGVPFGTPGSTNLLHIVRLSGDELKRS, from the coding sequence ATGGCATCGCCGATCTTCTCCCGTAATCGCAAAGTGAAAGTGCTCGCAACGCTCGGCCCGTCCAGCGGCAGCCCGGAAATGATCGAGAAAATGTACCGCGCCGGTGTCGATGCCTTCCGGATGAACATGAGCCACGGCGAGCACGCGGCGCACGCCGCCAACGTGAAGTCGATCCGGGCGCTGGAAAAGAAAGTCGGCCGGCCGATCACGATACTCGCCGATCTGCAGGGGCCGAAGCTGCGCATCGGCACATTTGCCAAGCCGCCCGTAATGCTGGAAGAAGGCCAGCGTTTCACGCTCGACATGCTCAAGCAAAAAGGCGACGCGAAGCGTGTCACGCTGCCGCACAAGGAAATTCTGGGCACGCTGAAGCCCGGGCATACATTGCTGCTCGATGACGGCAAAATCCGGCTGGAAGTGACCGAAGCCGACGGCAAGAGCGTCGAGACCAAAGTGATCGTCGGCGGCGAAATTTCCGACCGCAAGGGGGTCAATGTCCCTGAAGTCGTTCTGCCGGTGAGCTCGCTGACCGACAAGGACCGCAAGGATCTGACCTTCGCGCTGGAACAGGATGTCGACTGGATCGCGCTCAGCTTCGTCCAGCGTCCGGAAGATGTCGCAGAGGCACGGCGGCTGATTCGCGGCAAGGCCGCTCTCCTGGCGAAGATCGAAAAGCCGGCGGCGATTGATCGGCTCGACGAGATACTCGAACTGTCGGACGCCGTGATGGTCGCACGCGGGGATCTCGGGGTGGAGCTGCTGCCGGAACAGGTTCCGCCGCTGCAGAAGAAGATCGTTGCCGCTGCCCGCAAACTGGGCCGTCCGGTGGTCGTCGCCACGCAGATGCTCGAATCGATGATCAAGTCGCCGACGCCGACTCGCGCCGAGGTGTCCGATGTCGCCACCGCGATCTACGACGGCGCCGACGCGATCATGCTGTCGGCCGAATCCGCCGTCGGCGACTGGCCGATCGAGGCGGCGACGATGATGGACCGGATCGCCGCGCAGGTGGAAAATGATCCGTCCTACGCCGACCGGGTGCATTTTACCGAGACCGTGCCGGATGAAACGACCGCCGATGCTCTTGCTGCCGCGAGTTACAATATTGCCCGCACGATCGAGACCTCGGCGATTGTCTGCTATACGTCATCCGGCTCGACCGCCCGGAGGATGGCCCGCGAACGGCCCTCGGTGCCGCTGCTCGTGCTGACGCCGGACCGCCACACGGCGCGGCGGGTCGGCCTGCTGTGGGGGGCTTATGCCGTGGTCACAAAGGACGTAAGCGATTTTGAGGAAATGATTGCCAAGGCCAAGCGGATGGCGTTGCGGCACAAGCTCGGAAAAGCGGGTTCCCGCTTGATCGTTTGCGCCGGTGTGCCCTTCGGTACGCCCGGCTCAACCAATCTGCTCCATATCGTGAGGCTGAGCGGCGACGAGCTCAAGCGGAGCTAA
- a CDS encoding HAD family phosphatase: MSKIDTVIFDIGNVLYRWDLRCLFEKLIDDPEELDWFLAHVVTPEWHFQHDAGRPFADMVAERSREFPEYRDHIIAYSERFPETIPGPVEGMIDLVRLLAERAVPLFAISNFGAESWAQFRPSAPIFEIFCDIVISGEEKLIKPDAEIFELALNRFGRRADQCLFIDDRQDNIEAGEAMGLAGHHFSDAARLEQELKALRLL, from the coding sequence ATCTCAAAAATTGACACGGTCATCTTCGATATAGGCAATGTCCTGTATCGCTGGGACTTGCGCTGTCTCTTTGAAAAATTGATTGACGATCCGGAAGAGCTGGACTGGTTTCTCGCCCATGTGGTGACACCGGAATGGCATTTCCAGCATGATGCCGGTCGGCCTTTTGCCGACATGGTTGCGGAGCGCAGCCGCGAATTCCCCGAATATCGGGACCATATCATTGCCTATTCCGAGCGCTTTCCGGAAACCATTCCGGGACCGGTTGAAGGCATGATCGATCTTGTCCGGCTGCTGGCGGAGCGCGCCGTTCCCCTGTTCGCCATCAGCAATTTCGGGGCTGAATCCTGGGCGCAGTTCCGGCCGTCGGCGCCGATATTCGAGATATTCTGCGATATTGTCATTTCCGGTGAAGAAAAGCTGATCAAGCCGGATGCGGAGATATTCGAGCTCGCGCTGAACCGCTTCGGCCGTCGCGCCGACCAATGTCTTTTCATCGATGACCGGCAGGACAATATCGAGGCGGGCGAAGCTATGGGTCTTGCCGGCCATCATTTCAGTGATGCCGCCAGACTGGAACAGGAGCTGAAGGCCTTGCGCCTGCTTTAG
- the ykgO gene encoding type B 50S ribosomal protein L36, producing MKVRNSLKSLKNRHRDCRVIRRRGRTYVINKTNRRFKARQG from the coding sequence ATGAAAGTCCGCAACTCTTTGAAGTCGCTTAAAAACCGTCACCGGGATTGCCGCGTCATCCGTCGCCGTGGTCGCACCTATGTGATCAACAAGACGAATCGCCGGTTCAAGGCGCGCCAGGGTTAA
- the galE gene encoding UDP-glucose 4-epimerase GalE has protein sequence MAKPFTILVTGGAGYIGSHAVLALQDAGWPVAVIDNLTTGFRWAVPDGVAFHEGDIEDSDLLARIIKDDNIGAIMHFAGSIIVPESVENPLKYYHNNSAKSRSLIESAVTGGVRHFIFSSTAATYGIPEESPVSESTPQLPINPYGMSKLMTEHMLRDVAAVHDLNFCALRYFNVAGADPQARTGQSTAGATHLIKVAVEAALGKRDSVAVFGTDYDTADGTGVRDYIHVSDLAAAHVLALEALIAEPEQNHLLNCGYGRGFSVLEVLDAVDRVTNLRIKRKMEGRRAGDPDSLISDNRAIMDRFPWQPKHADLDEIVAHALAWERKLIEIRGD, from the coding sequence ATGGCGAAACCCTTCACCATCCTGGTCACCGGCGGTGCCGGCTATATCGGCAGCCACGCGGTGCTGGCCCTGCAGGATGCCGGCTGGCCGGTCGCGGTCATCGACAATCTGACCACCGGTTTTCGCTGGGCGGTGCCCGATGGGGTCGCCTTCCACGAGGGCGATATCGAGGATTCGGATCTGCTGGCGCGGATCATCAAGGACGATAATATCGGCGCGATCATGCATTTTGCCGGATCGATCATCGTCCCCGAATCGGTCGAAAATCCGCTCAAATATTATCATAACAACAGCGCCAAGAGCCGCAGCCTGATCGAATCGGCGGTCACCGGCGGGGTTCGCCATTTCATTTTCTCGTCGACCGCGGCAACCTATGGCATTCCGGAGGAAAGCCCGGTCAGCGAAAGCACGCCGCAGCTGCCGATCAATCCCTATGGCATGTCCAAGCTGATGACCGAGCATATGCTCCGCGACGTCGCGGCGGTGCATGACCTGAATTTCTGTGCCCTGCGCTATTTCAACGTCGCCGGTGCCGATCCGCAGGCACGGACCGGTCAGTCCACCGCCGGAGCGACGCATTTGATCAAGGTCGCGGTCGAGGCGGCGCTGGGCAAGCGCGACAGCGTCGCGGTCTTTGGCACCGACTATGACACGGCGGACGGCACCGGCGTGCGCGATTATATCCATGTGTCCGATCTGGCCGCTGCCCATGTGCTGGCGCTCGAAGCGTTGATCGCTGAGCCGGAGCAGAACCATCTGCTCAATTGCGGCTATGGCCGCGGCTTTTCGGTGCTCGAGGTGCTCGATGCGGTTGACCGGGTCACCAACCTGCGAATCAAGCGGAAAATGGAAGGACGCCGCGCCGGCGACCCCGATTCGCTGATTTCCGACAACCGGGCGATCATGGACCGCTTTCCCTGGCAGCCGAAACATGCCGATCTCGACGAAATTGTCGCCCATGCACTGGCGTGGGAACGCAAACTGATCGAAATTCGCGGAGATTAA
- a CDS encoding DUF4136 domain-containing protein, giving the protein MTPPVDVTRFHNAQLAPIAPGSVTIRANITDDGPGRSIEYASYSAALLRELQRVDFTEARDDSEKSDYVARYTLERSVLSAGGARSPVSVGVGGSTGSRGSGVGLGIGIDLSGPPKDKIVTDLSVRIARRSDGNVVWEGRASIEAKEGSPASQPGLAAAKLAEALFKDFPGESGTTIRVK; this is encoded by the coding sequence ATGACCCCGCCGGTTGACGTCACCCGCTTTCACAATGCCCAGCTTGCCCCGATTGCCCCGGGCAGCGTCACCATCAGGGCCAATATTACCGATGATGGTCCCGGCCGCAGCATCGAATATGCCAGCTATAGCGCGGCCCTGCTGCGCGAGTTGCAGCGCGTCGACTTTACCGAAGCGCGCGACGATAGCGAAAAAAGCGACTATGTCGCGCGCTACACGCTCGAACGGTCGGTGTTGAGCGCCGGAGGGGCCCGCTCTCCCGTCTCGGTCGGTGTCGGCGGCAGCACCGGCAGCCGGGGATCGGGCGTCGGCCTGGGCATCGGTATTGATCTCAGCGGCCCGCCCAAGGACAAGATCGTCACCGACCTGTCGGTCCGGATCGCCAGGCGCAGTGACGGCAATGTCGTCTGGGAAGGCCGTGCCTCGATCGAGGCGAAGGAAGGATCACCGGCATCGCAGCCAGGCCTGGCGGCGGCAAAACTGGCCGAAGCCTTATTCAAGGACTTCCCCGGAGAGTCCGGAACCACTATCAGGGTGAAATGA